A single Brassica rapa cultivar Chiifu-401-42 chromosome A04, CAAS_Brap_v3.01, whole genome shotgun sequence DNA region contains:
- the LOC103862808 gene encoding dof zinc finger protein DOF3.7 isoform X3, whose protein sequence is MINVKPMEQIISNTSNNTSQQQQQQQQQQTFIATTARPNPNASNGGSGAGNDNNTATAMESTRKARPQEKVNCPRCNSTNTKFCYYNNYSLTQPRYFCKGCRRYWTEGGSLRNVPVGGSSRKNKRSSTPLASPSNPKLPDLNPPFFFATQIPNKSSKDLNLLSFPVMQDHHHGMSQFLHMPKIENNNTSSSIYASSSHGASSRGMNTLLPGQMMDSNSVLYSSLGFPTMADYKQSNNNLSFSIDHHQGIGHNTINNNHRAEDNNHADDMNGASRVLFPFSDTKEFSSTNQEKSHNTYWSGMFSNTGGSSW, encoded by the coding sequence atgataaatgtaaaacCAATGGAGCAGATAATTTCAAACACCAGCAACAACACTTCGCAGCAGcaacagcagcaacaacaacaacaaacattcATCGCCACCACAGCGAGACCAAACCCCAACGCATCCAACGGCGGATCCGGCGCCGGAAATGACAACAACACTGCTACTGCGATGGAAAGTACTAGAAAGGCGAGGCCGCAAGAGAAAGTGAATTGTCCAAGATGTAACTCAACCAACACAAAGTTTTGTTACTACAACAACTACAGTCTCACGCAACCAAGATACTTCTGCAAAGGTTGTCGAAGGTATTGGACCGAAGGTGGCTCTCTTCGTAACGTTCCTGTGGGAGGAAGCTCAAGAAAGAACAAGAGATCCTCAACACCTTTAGCTTCACCTTCTAATCCCAAGCTTCCAGATCTAAACCCACCGTTTTTTTTTGCAACCCAAATCCCTAATAAGTCGTCAAAAGATCTCAACTTGTTGTCTTTCCCAGTCATGCAAGATCATCATCATGGTATGTCTCAGTTTCTTCATATGCCCAAGATCGAGAACAACAATACTTCATCCTCAATATATGCTTCATCATCTCATGGAGCCTCTTCAAGAGGCATGAACACGTTATTGCCTGGTCAAATGATGGATTCAAACTCAGTCCTTTACTCATCTTTAGGGTTTCCAACAATGGCTGATTACAAACAGAGTAACAATAATCTTTCGTTCTCCATTGATCATCATCAAGGGATTGGACATAACACCATCAACAATAACCACAGAGCTGAAGATAACAATCATGCTGATGATATGAATGGAGCAAGTAGGGTGTTGTTCCCTTTTTCCGACACGAAAGAGT
- the LOC103862808 gene encoding dof zinc finger protein DOF3.7 isoform X1, whose amino-acid sequence MDATKWTQDFQEMINVKPMEQIISNTSNNTSQQQQQQQQQQTFIATTARPNPNASNGGSGAGNDNNTATAMESTRKARPQEKVNCPRCNSTNTKFCYYNNYSLTQPRYFCKGCRRYWTEGGSLRNVPVGGSSRKNKRSSTPLASPSNPKLPDLNPPFFFATQIPNKSSKDLNLLSFPVMQDHHHGMSQFLHMPKIENNNTSSSIYASSSHGASSRGMNTLLPGQMMDSNSVLYSSLGFPTMADYKQSNNNLSFSIDHHQGIGHNTINNNHRAEDNNHADDMNGASRVLFPFSDTKEFSSTNQEKSHNTYWSGMFSNTGGSSW is encoded by the exons ATGGATGCTACGAAGTGGACGCAG GATTTTCAAgaaatgataaatgtaaaacCAATGGAGCAGATAATTTCAAACACCAGCAACAACACTTCGCAGCAGcaacagcagcaacaacaacaacaaacattcATCGCCACCACAGCGAGACCAAACCCCAACGCATCCAACGGCGGATCCGGCGCCGGAAATGACAACAACACTGCTACTGCGATGGAAAGTACTAGAAAGGCGAGGCCGCAAGAGAAAGTGAATTGTCCAAGATGTAACTCAACCAACACAAAGTTTTGTTACTACAACAACTACAGTCTCACGCAACCAAGATACTTCTGCAAAGGTTGTCGAAGGTATTGGACCGAAGGTGGCTCTCTTCGTAACGTTCCTGTGGGAGGAAGCTCAAGAAAGAACAAGAGATCCTCAACACCTTTAGCTTCACCTTCTAATCCCAAGCTTCCAGATCTAAACCCACCGTTTTTTTTTGCAACCCAAATCCCTAATAAGTCGTCAAAAGATCTCAACTTGTTGTCTTTCCCAGTCATGCAAGATCATCATCATGGTATGTCTCAGTTTCTTCATATGCCCAAGATCGAGAACAACAATACTTCATCCTCAATATATGCTTCATCATCTCATGGAGCCTCTTCAAGAGGCATGAACACGTTATTGCCTGGTCAAATGATGGATTCAAACTCAGTCCTTTACTCATCTTTAGGGTTTCCAACAATGGCTGATTACAAACAGAGTAACAATAATCTTTCGTTCTCCATTGATCATCATCAAGGGATTGGACATAACACCATCAACAATAACCACAGAGCTGAAGATAACAATCATGCTGATGATATGAATGGAGCAAGTAGGGTGTTGTTCCCTTTTTCCGACACGAAAGAGT
- the LOC103862808 gene encoding dof zinc finger protein DOF3.7 isoform X2: MDIKDFQEMINVKPMEQIISNTSNNTSQQQQQQQQQQTFIATTARPNPNASNGGSGAGNDNNTATAMESTRKARPQEKVNCPRCNSTNTKFCYYNNYSLTQPRYFCKGCRRYWTEGGSLRNVPVGGSSRKNKRSSTPLASPSNPKLPDLNPPFFFATQIPNKSSKDLNLLSFPVMQDHHHGMSQFLHMPKIENNNTSSSIYASSSHGASSRGMNTLLPGQMMDSNSVLYSSLGFPTMADYKQSNNNLSFSIDHHQGIGHNTINNNHRAEDNNHADDMNGASRVLFPFSDTKEFSSTNQEKSHNTYWSGMFSNTGGSSW, encoded by the exons ATGGATATAAAG GATTTTCAAgaaatgataaatgtaaaacCAATGGAGCAGATAATTTCAAACACCAGCAACAACACTTCGCAGCAGcaacagcagcaacaacaacaacaaacattcATCGCCACCACAGCGAGACCAAACCCCAACGCATCCAACGGCGGATCCGGCGCCGGAAATGACAACAACACTGCTACTGCGATGGAAAGTACTAGAAAGGCGAGGCCGCAAGAGAAAGTGAATTGTCCAAGATGTAACTCAACCAACACAAAGTTTTGTTACTACAACAACTACAGTCTCACGCAACCAAGATACTTCTGCAAAGGTTGTCGAAGGTATTGGACCGAAGGTGGCTCTCTTCGTAACGTTCCTGTGGGAGGAAGCTCAAGAAAGAACAAGAGATCCTCAACACCTTTAGCTTCACCTTCTAATCCCAAGCTTCCAGATCTAAACCCACCGTTTTTTTTTGCAACCCAAATCCCTAATAAGTCGTCAAAAGATCTCAACTTGTTGTCTTTCCCAGTCATGCAAGATCATCATCATGGTATGTCTCAGTTTCTTCATATGCCCAAGATCGAGAACAACAATACTTCATCCTCAATATATGCTTCATCATCTCATGGAGCCTCTTCAAGAGGCATGAACACGTTATTGCCTGGTCAAATGATGGATTCAAACTCAGTCCTTTACTCATCTTTAGGGTTTCCAACAATGGCTGATTACAAACAGAGTAACAATAATCTTTCGTTCTCCATTGATCATCATCAAGGGATTGGACATAACACCATCAACAATAACCACAGAGCTGAAGATAACAATCATGCTGATGATATGAATGGAGCAAGTAGGGTGTTGTTCCCTTTTTCCGACACGAAAGAGT